The following proteins come from a genomic window of Leishmania major strain Friedlin complete genome, chromosome 17:
- a CDS encoding histone H2B, with protein sequence MATHRRPSSKPPHSHKSHRKPKRSWNTYVGRSLKAINAQMSMSHHTMKIVNSYVNDVMERICTEAALIVRANKKSTLGAREVQTAVRIVLPVELAKHAMAEGTKAVSKMSR encoded by the coding sequence ATGGCcacccaccgccgcccttcCAGCAAGCCTCCCCACTCGCACAAGTCACACCGCAAGCCGAAGCGCTCGTGGAACACGTACGTGGGCCGCTCGCTGAAGGCGATCAACGCCCAGATGTCGATGTCGCACCACACAATGAAGATCGTGAACTCGTACGTGAACGACGTGATGGAGCGCATCTGCACCGAGGCCGCGTTGATTGTTCGCGCGAACAAGAAGTCCACGTTGGGTGCGCGCGAGGTgcagacggcggtgcgcaTTGTGCTGCCGGTGGAGCTCGCGAAGCACGCCATGGCCGAGGGCACGAAGGCCGTGTCGAAAATGAGCCGTTAG